A genomic stretch from Moraxella nasicaprae includes:
- a CDS encoding AI-2E family transporter, whose translation MIEHWTKELVLQRLLSAVLLTVLVILCFQIVQFFISPAIWAAILAYVTFPLYRFFHHKVHLSPTLSALIMTAAVSLTIGVPLIIGVLFLQQEVISFYGTMVHRLQAGYVDLPESIKNLPIIGQQIRDTLWEINKDPESSMAAARAWVQSHLYYGKLALDAVLKNLTKLGMALMTLFFFYRDGMSLMKQIRQAMKNIIGDRIDHYINSVAATTQAVVYGIGLTALAQALLAGLGYAVANAPNPILLTIITFMVALVPFGTPFAWGGVSLWLLSQGYTTQGIGLGLWGILVISWVDNLIRPIVISGATKIPFILIFIGVLGGLTAFGFVGLFIGPVVLAIVLAVWREWISQHRSEIFANQNAQTTANQQALPCDTNKTSSC comes from the coding sequence ATGATTGAGCATTGGACAAAAGAACTGGTACTACAACGCCTGCTGTCGGCAGTACTGCTGACGGTGTTGGTGATTTTATGTTTTCAAATCGTGCAATTTTTTATCTCGCCTGCGATTTGGGCGGCGATTTTGGCTTATGTTACCTTTCCTTTGTATCGATTTTTTCATCACAAGGTTCATCTTAGCCCAACGCTCAGTGCTTTAATTATGACGGCAGCGGTGTCTTTGACCATTGGCGTGCCATTGATTATCGGTGTGCTTTTTCTGCAACAAGAAGTCATCAGTTTCTATGGCACGATGGTGCATCGCTTACAAGCAGGCTATGTGGATTTGCCAGAAAGCATCAAAAATCTACCCATCATCGGTCAGCAGATTCGAGATACACTCTGGGAAATCAACAAAGACCCTGAAAGCTCTATGGCAGCCGCTCGTGCATGGGTGCAATCACATCTGTACTATGGCAAGCTGGCGTTGGACGCTGTCCTAAAAAATTTGACCAAACTGGGTATGGCGTTGATGACGCTGTTTTTCTTTTATCGTGATGGCATGAGTCTGATGAAACAGATTCGCCAAGCCATGAAAAACATCATTGGCGACCGTATCGACCACTACATCAACTCAGTGGCAGCCACTACTCAGGCGGTGGTGTATGGCATCGGACTGACCGCACTTGCCCAAGCGTTGCTGGCGGGTCTGGGCTATGCTGTGGCAAATGCACCCAACCCCATTTTATTGACCATCATTACCTTTATGGTGGCGTTAGTGCCTTTTGGTACGCCATTTGCTTGGGGTGGTGTGTCGCTGTGGTTATTGTCTCAGGGATACACCACGCAAGGCATTGGCTTAGGCTTATGGGGAATCTTGGTCATCAGCTGGGTGGATAATCTGATTCGCCCCATCGTCATTAGTGGTGCAACCAAAATTCCATTTATCCTGATTTTTATTGGCGTGCTTGGAGGTCTGACTGCTTTTGGCTTTGTAGGATTATTCATCGGTCCTGTGGTGCTTGCCATCGTGCTGGCAGTCTGGCGTGAATGGATTAGCCAGCATAGAAGTGAAATTTTTGCCAACCAAAATGCTCAAACCACCGCAAACCAGCAAGCCCTACCTTGCGACACCAATAAGACATCATCATGCTAA
- the truC gene encoding tRNA pseudouridine(65) synthase TruC gives MTVLPILYQDEHIVAINKPAGMLVHRSWLDKHESVFVMQTLRDQIGQLVYPVHRLDRPTSGVLLMALDSQTAHTLSLQFERHDVQKTYWAVLRGHLPECGRIDYPLKPRLDKIADKFASSEKPAQDAITDYRCLATTEQPFVSCQRFLTSRYSLGQLTPITGRKHQLRRHMKHIFHPIVGDTTYGDKVQNRAITANLGVQRLLLHARTLSFEHPISGNQMCITAPIDEQFGQVMERFGWRQWR, from the coding sequence ATGACAGTCTTGCCTATTTTATATCAAGACGAACACATTGTCGCCATCAACAAGCCTGCGGGTATGTTGGTGCATCGTTCTTGGCTGGATAAGCACGAAAGTGTTTTTGTGATGCAAACCCTGCGAGACCAAATCGGACAACTGGTCTATCCCGTACATCGACTTGACCGCCCAACCTCAGGGGTGCTACTCATGGCTTTGGATAGCCAAACGGCACACACATTATCGTTGCAGTTTGAGCGTCATGATGTACAAAAAACCTATTGGGCGGTGCTTCGTGGGCATTTGCCAGAGTGTGGACGGATTGATTATCCGCTCAAACCACGCCTTGATAAGATAGCCGATAAGTTCGCCAGTAGTGAGAAGCCTGCCCAAGATGCCATCACAGACTATCGTTGTCTTGCGACCACCGAACAGCCCTTTGTGTCATGCCAACGCTTTTTGACTTCTCGGTATTCGTTGGGACAGCTGACACCCATCACAGGACGCAAGCACCAGCTTAGGCGGCATATGAAGCACATCTTTCACCCAATCGTGGGCGACACCACCTATGGTGATAAAGTCCAAAATCGTGCCATCACCGCCAATCTGGGGGTGCAGCGATTGTTGTTACACGCACGCACTTTATCATTTGAGCATCCTATATCAGGCAATCAGATGTGCATCACCGCCCCCATTGATGAGCAATTTGGGCAAGTGATGGAGCGATTTGGCTGGCGACAATGGCGATAA
- a CDS encoding 4-phosphoerythronate dehydrogenase: protein MLTIIADENIANIDDYLGHHQANIIKMHGRDITGGLVKAHQADALFVRSVTPINAHTFGDLSKTSLKFVGSATIGTDHIDQAFLAKHHISFANAAGCSKHSVAQYVISAILHLRPNARHQAIKLGIIGLGNIGRTLATYAKKFGWQVIGYDPHLPINAINQHDFDTLLSDSDVVSIHTPLVKDGNYPTFGLFDKQTLAKLNPAALLINTARGEIIDEQALLDDIAHTKRQVVLDVFPSEPVISDALMRAITLATPHIAGYTLEGKLRGTDMIYQAFCTHFGLVVSQDLNSLLPDNAHHFDEFYRLSGDDVAHAIASYYPINADHQRLSLVNHHGVLGDDFDKLRKTYPLRREWLSE, encoded by the coding sequence ATGCTAACCATCATTGCTGACGAAAACATCGCCAATATTGATGACTATCTTGGTCATCATCAGGCAAACATCATTAAAATGCACGGACGAGACATCACAGGAGGGCTCGTCAAGGCACATCAAGCAGACGCTTTGTTTGTGCGTTCAGTAACCCCCATCAACGCCCACACCTTTGGCGATTTAAGCAAGACCTCACTAAAATTTGTGGGTTCGGCAACGATTGGCACAGACCATATTGACCAAGCATTTTTGGCAAAACATCACATCAGCTTTGCCAATGCAGCAGGTTGTAGCAAGCATTCAGTTGCTCAATATGTCATCTCAGCCATCTTGCATTTACGCCCAAATGCTCGCCATCAAGCCATCAAACTTGGCATCATTGGACTGGGCAATATCGGTCGAACGCTGGCAACTTATGCCAAAAAATTTGGCTGGCAAGTCATCGGCTATGACCCCCATTTGCCCATCAATGCCATCAATCAACACGATTTTGACACCTTATTATCAGACAGTGATGTCGTCAGCATTCATACGCCTTTGGTCAAAGATGGCAATTACCCAACCTTTGGGCTGTTTGATAAACAAACTCTCGCCAAGCTCAATCCAGCCGCCCTGCTCATCAATACCGCACGAGGCGAAATCATTGATGAACAAGCACTGCTCGATGACATTGCCCACACCAAGCGTCAAGTGGTGCTTGATGTCTTTCCAAGCGAGCCAGTCATCAGCGATGCTCTCATGCGTGCCATCACGCTTGCCACACCACACATCGCAGGCTATACTTTGGAGGGTAAATTGCGTGGTACGGACATGATTTATCAGGCGTTTTGTACGCATTTTGGGCTGGTAGTTTCTCAGGACTTAAACAGCTTACTGCCTGACAACGCTCATCATTTTGATGAATTTTATCGACTATCAGGCGATGATGTTGCCCATGCCATCGCAAGCTACTATCCCATCAATGCCGACCACCAAAGATTATCTTTGGTCAATCATCATGGCGTGCTGGGCGATGATTTTGACAAACTTCGCAAGACCTACCCGTTACGCCGTGAATGGCTAAGTGAATGA
- a CDS encoding 5-(carboxyamino)imidazole ribonucleotide synthase, with translation MTTTINTIGILGGGQLGMMLAQSALNLGLQCVFLEDADNPPASFYGKVFKSSQLDEFINAADVFTLEFENTPVDTAQSLGEITNKAGIYPPAIALRTTQDRLHEKALFNQLDIDTVPFLAVNDFDELQHACQHLGLPLVLKTSRGGYDGKGQFVIKNQADIHTAWDELGQACQTAPLIAEGFIQFSREVSIIAVRGKDGQIGYYPLVENTHHHGILAKTVAPAPDANHLTEQAQNNIKKLLEHFDYVGVMALELFVTETGVLANEIAPRVHNSGHWTIEGAVCSQFENHIRAVAGLPLGDTRIVKPSVMLNVIGTYPVIKDILAVDGVHYHSYHKEERDGRKIAHITVMPADSNTLDETVEKVVKLLPNKLGM, from the coding sequence ATGACAACAACCATCAACACCATTGGCATCTTAGGCGGTGGGCAACTGGGCATGATGCTGGCACAATCCGCCTTAAATTTGGGTCTGCAATGCGTATTTTTGGAAGATGCTGACAATCCGCCAGCGTCTTTTTATGGCAAAGTATTCAAAAGCAGTCAGCTTGATGAATTCATCAACGCTGCCGATGTATTTACCCTAGAATTTGAAAACACACCTGTCGATACCGCTCAATCTTTGGGCGAGATTACCAATAAAGCAGGCATTTATCCACCTGCCATCGCTCTACGCACCACCCAAGACCGCCTACACGAAAAGGCACTATTTAACCAACTTGACATCGATACCGTGCCTTTTTTGGCGGTCAATGACTTTGATGAATTGCAACACGCCTGTCAGCATCTAGGCTTGCCTTTGGTGCTTAAAACCAGCCGTGGTGGTTATGACGGTAAAGGTCAGTTTGTCATCAAAAATCAAGCCGACATCCATACCGCTTGGGACGAGCTGGGTCAAGCGTGCCAAACTGCACCGCTGATTGCCGAAGGTTTTATCCAGTTTAGCCGTGAAGTCTCCATCATTGCCGTGCGTGGCAAAGATGGACAAATTGGCTACTATCCTTTGGTAGAAAACACCCATCATCATGGCATTCTTGCCAAGACCGTTGCTCCTGCACCTGATGCCAACCATCTGACCGAGCAAGCCCAAAACAACATCAAAAAACTCTTGGAGCATTTTGATTATGTGGGCGTGATGGCACTAGAATTATTCGTCACCGAAACAGGGGTGCTTGCCAACGAAATCGCCCCACGAGTGCATAATTCTGGGCATTGGACGATTGAAGGGGCGGTGTGTAGCCAATTTGAAAACCACATCAGGGCGGTGGCAGGTTTACCGCTTGGCGACACCCGTATCGTCAAGCCGTCAGTGATGCTCAATGTCATTGGTACCTATCCAGTCATCAAAGACATTTTGGCGGTCGATGGTGTGCATTATCACAGCTATCATAAAGAGGAGCGAGACGGTCGCAAAATCGCTCACATCACCGTGATGCCAGCAGACAGCAACACATTGGACGAGACGGTCGAAAAAGTGGTGAAACTACTGCCCAATAAACTTGGCATGTAG
- the epmA gene encoding EF-P lysine aminoacylase EpmA, with protein sequence MMMTDFAPTLSLPLAIARGQMLAQIRHFFAQKNVLEIQTPILSHAGNTDVYIQSVQTWFHQAGKPTTGYLHTSPEFAMKRVLADYRVPIYQLCQVFRDDEKGKKHNIEFTMLEWYRPDFDLDMLADELHELLCVVLNRPLTLHRLSYAQSFLDKLHIHPFSASIQTLKDTALTHGITLDMGDDRQGWLDLLFSHLIEPDLGFDAPTLVVDYPVATAALAKTAIDADGHVVARRFELYINGIEIANAYDELADGNELAKRFMDDNAKRTQLGLPAMPIDTRLLSACQHLPACSGIALGVDRLFMVRECLADISEAMMFTTDKA encoded by the coding sequence ATGATGATGACTGATTTTGCCCCCACGCTAAGCCTACCACTTGCCATTGCTCGTGGACAAATGCTTGCTCAAATTCGCCATTTTTTTGCCCAAAAAAATGTGCTTGAAATCCAAACGCCCATTTTGTCGCACGCTGGCAACACCGATGTCTATATCCAATCTGTACAAACTTGGTTTCATCAAGCAGGCAAACCCACCACAGGCTATCTGCACACCTCGCCAGAGTTTGCCATGAAACGGGTGCTGGCTGATTATCGAGTGCCGATTTATCAGCTTTGTCAGGTGTTTCGTGATGACGAAAAAGGCAAAAAACACAACATTGAATTTACGATGCTAGAATGGTATCGTCCTGATTTTGACCTAGACATGCTGGCTGATGAACTGCATGAGCTGTTGTGCGTGGTGCTCAATCGCCCTTTGACCTTACACAGACTAAGCTATGCCCAAAGTTTTTTGGACAAACTACACATTCACCCTTTTTCAGCCAGCATACAGACATTAAAAGACACCGCCTTAACACACGGCATCACGCTGGATATGGGCGATGATAGACAAGGTTGGCTTGATTTATTATTTAGTCACTTGATAGAACCTGACTTAGGGTTTGACGCTCCAACTTTGGTGGTGGACTATCCTGTTGCCACCGCAGCCCTTGCCAAAACCGCCATTGACGCTGATGGTCATGTGGTTGCCAGACGCTTTGAGTTGTATATCAACGGCATCGAAATCGCCAATGCCTATGACGAACTTGCTGATGGCAATGAGCTTGCCAAACGCTTTATGGACGACAATGCCAAGCGAACACAATTAGGCTTGCCTGCCATGCCCATTGATACACGCCTGCTGTCAGCCTGTCAGCATTTACCTGCTTGTAGTGGTATTGCTCTTGGTGTGGATAGGCTCTTTATGGTGCGTGAGTGTTTGGCAGACATCAGCGAGGCGATGATGTTTACGACCGATAAAGCGTGA
- the purE gene encoding 5-(carboxyamino)imidazole ribonucleotide mutase, whose protein sequence is MSNHPQPAPIASPAGTPKVGIIMGSQSDWATMSEAANLLAQFGVPFECEVVSAHRTPDKLFDYAKSAKDKGLAIIIAGAGGAAHLPGMCASQTPLPVLGVPVKSSTLSGWDSLLSIVQMPKGVAVGTLAIGTAGAFNAGLLAVQILSLHDETLAAKLDNFRQTQTDGVLANPTPGLIG, encoded by the coding sequence ATGTCAAACCACCCTCAACCAGCTCCCATCGCCTCGCCTGCTGGCACGCCAAAAGTCGGCATCATCATGGGCAGCCAGTCTGATTGGGCAACGATGAGTGAAGCTGCCAATCTTTTGGCACAATTTGGCGTACCCTTTGAATGCGAAGTTGTCTCGGCACATCGCACACCTGACAAGCTCTTTGACTATGCCAAATCCGCCAAAGATAAAGGACTTGCCATCATCATCGCAGGGGCAGGAGGGGCAGCCCATCTGCCTGGTATGTGTGCCAGTCAAACCCCCTTGCCTGTGCTGGGCGTGCCTGTCAAATCCAGCACGCTAAGTGGTTGGGATAGCCTGCTTTCTATCGTGCAGATGCCCAAAGGTGTGGCGGTGGGGACGCTTGCCATTGGCACGGCGGGTGCATTTAACGCTGGACTTTTGGCGGTGCAAATCCTTTCTTTGCACGATGAGACTTTGGCAGCAAAATTAGACAACTTTCGCCAAACACAGACTGATGGCGTGCTTGCCAATCCAACACCAGGCTTGATTGGCTGA
- a CDS encoding amino acid permease has product MAHSKPTVFGGAMIIAGTAIGAGMLANPTATAGLWFLWSLPVLFYTWLCTYASGLMILEASTHFPSGANLSTLTKELLGKGWNFVNSLSLIFVMYILLYAYITSGGGLTANHLSTLTGAEVGTPVGSLVLTGLFGVFVWLSTRAVDRVATILMIGMIVSFFVSAFGLAGTVSIDHLIDANPIANTSYTPYIWVALSTLLTSFGYQIAVPSMVKYFEGDNQKVAKAVLIGTMLALVFYLIWQVVVQGNLARADFLPVIAKDGDVATLLAVIGKSGIIGTTLSAFAYMALTSSFLGVALGLFDFLADALGFGNDKAGRTKTVALVFLPPLVASLIAPFGFVTAIAFAGLALTVWGVIVPAMLARASRIKHGGQSDYRAFGGSFMIYFVIIFGVINILAQLGVYFGLVPVFTG; this is encoded by the coding sequence ATGGCTCATTCAAAACCAACAGTATTTGGCGGAGCGATGATTATCGCTGGTACTGCCATTGGAGCAGGTATGCTCGCCAATCCCACAGCAACGGCTGGTTTGTGGTTTTTATGGTCATTGCCTGTGTTGTTTTATACTTGGTTGTGTACTTACGCATCAGGTTTGATGATTTTGGAAGCCAGTACGCATTTTCCAAGTGGGGCAAACTTATCAACGCTAACCAAAGAGCTGCTTGGCAAAGGCTGGAACTTCGTGAACAGCTTGTCGCTCATCTTTGTGATGTATATCTTGTTGTATGCGTACATCACCAGTGGTGGCGGTCTGACGGCTAATCACCTAAGCACTTTGACGGGAGCTGAGGTTGGTACGCCAGTCGGTTCGTTGGTGTTGACAGGCTTGTTTGGTGTGTTTGTCTGGCTATCGACTCGTGCTGTGGATAGAGTGGCGACGATTTTGATGATTGGCATGATTGTCAGCTTTTTTGTGTCGGCATTTGGTTTGGCTGGGACGGTTTCGATTGACCATCTGATTGACGCCAACCCCATCGCCAATACCAGCTATACACCTTATATTTGGGTGGCGTTATCGACACTATTGACTTCGTTTGGCTATCAGATTGCTGTACCAAGTATGGTTAAGTATTTTGAGGGCGATAACCAAAAAGTTGCCAAAGCGGTCTTGATTGGTACTATGCTTGCGTTGGTGTTCTATCTGATTTGGCAGGTGGTGGTGCAGGGCAATTTGGCACGAGCAGACTTTTTGCCTGTGATTGCCAAAGATGGCGATGTGGCGACTTTGCTGGCAGTGATTGGCAAGTCAGGTATCATTGGTACGACGCTATCAGCATTTGCTTATATGGCATTGACCAGCTCATTTTTGGGCGTGGCATTGGGCTTGTTTGACTTTTTGGCAGATGCTTTGGGATTTGGCAATGATAAGGCAGGACGCACCAAGACGGTGGCATTGGTCTTTTTACCGCCATTGGTTGCCAGTCTGATTGCACCGTTTGGCTTTGTGACCGCCATTGCGTTTGCAGGTCTTGCCTTGACGGTGTGGGGCGTGATTGTTCCTGCGATGCTTGCCCGTGCCAGCCGTATTAAACATGGTGGACAAAGTGATTATCGAGCATTTGGTGGCTCATTCATGATTTATTTTGTCATCATTTTTGGTGTCATCAATATCTTGGCTCAGCTTGGTGTGTATTTTGGTCTGGTGCCTGTGTTTACAGGTTGA
- a CDS encoding HpcH/HpaI aldolase/citrate lyase family protein, with translation MMEQLLFLFVPASRLDRVQKAIDAGASAVIIDLEDTVACDQKDAIRQSLIQFDDEHECSYWLRINGVSSADFADDVSMLSKLTGVSGLLLPKCENHLQVQMLSQQTHLPIIAMIETPLGVANIAQIAQSKGLFALSFGCLDLMKGLGVRLNSQAAGVMFDKIRTDLVIHSAIHGLHPPIETIYPRFDDESGMMACVQHWLDFGFGGQLLIHPKQINIAKQAIAKQDDWKKATAIWQIFEETGQMVFACDGQMVDLPLIIWAAGVLGKTMPAT, from the coding sequence ATGATGGAGCAGTTACTATTTTTATTTGTGCCAGCCAGTCGTCTAGATAGAGTACAAAAAGCCATTGATGCTGGGGCAAGTGCTGTCATCATTGACCTTGAAGATACCGTTGCCTGCGACCAAAAAGATGCCATTCGCCAGTCATTGATACAGTTTGATGATGAGCATGAATGCTCGTATTGGCTTCGTATCAATGGCGTGTCCAGTGCTGATTTTGCTGATGATGTATCAATGCTGTCCAAGCTGACTGGCGTATCTGGGTTGCTGTTGCCCAAATGCGAGAATCATCTGCAAGTGCAAATGTTAAGCCAGCAAACCCACCTACCCATCATTGCGATGATTGAGACACCGCTGGGTGTGGCAAATATTGCACAAATTGCCCAAAGCAAGGGTTTGTTTGCATTAAGTTTTGGCTGTTTGGATTTGATGAAAGGGCTTGGTGTACGGCTCAACTCACAGGCAGCAGGCGTGATGTTTGATAAAATTCGCACCGACCTTGTGATTCATTCAGCGATTCATGGACTACACCCGCCGATTGAGACGATTTATCCTAGATTTGATGATGAATCTGGCATGATGGCGTGTGTGCAACATTGGCTGGATTTTGGGTTTGGCGGACAGCTACTGATTCACCCAAAACAAATCAACATCGCCAAACAAGCCATCGCCAAACAAGATGATTGGAAAAAAGCGACCGCCATTTGGCAAATCTTTGAAGAAACAGGGCAAATGGTGTTTGCTTGCGATGGTCAAATGGTGGATTTACCACTCATCATTTGGGCGGCTGGCGTGCTGGGCAAAACCATGCCAGCCACTTAA
- the phhA gene encoding phenylalanine 4-monooxygenase: MALTDKTPYKSYTPDDTGLINWTCDENHVWHDLITRQQQSIIGKAYQGYLDGLDTLALPTKCVPQLPALDTILQQATGWQTAAVPALISFGKFFDLLANQRFPVATFIRTREDFDYIQEPDIFHEIVGHLPLLTHPEFANFTHIYGKLGQKADKAARVFLARLYWFTMEFGLINTQDGLRIYGGGILSSPAETDYAVSGQPEYRPFVLNDVLRTPYRIDKIQPIYYVIDNPEQLFCLDEHTLMNAVNQAMEQGLFAPHPSLIDPV, from the coding sequence ATGGCTTTAACAGACAAAACCCCCTACAAATCCTACACCCCAGACGATACAGGTCTCATCAACTGGACCTGTGATGAAAATCATGTTTGGCATGACCTCATCACTCGTCAGCAACAAAGCATCATCGGCAAAGCTTATCAAGGCTATCTGGACGGGCTAGACACACTTGCCCTACCAACCAAGTGTGTGCCACAACTGCCTGCATTAGACACCATCTTGCAACAAGCGACAGGTTGGCAAACAGCTGCCGTCCCTGCCTTGATTTCTTTTGGCAAGTTTTTTGACCTGCTGGCAAATCAACGCTTTCCTGTGGCGACTTTCATTCGCACTCGTGAGGATTTTGACTATATCCAAGAACCTGATATTTTTCATGAGATTGTTGGTCACTTGCCACTATTGACACACCCAGAGTTTGCCAATTTTACCCATATTTATGGCAAATTGGGTCAAAAAGCAGACAAAGCGGCACGGGTATTTTTGGCTCGTTTGTACTGGTTTACGATGGAGTTTGGACTCATCAACACCCAAGATGGACTGCGTATCTATGGTGGTGGTATTCTTAGCTCGCCTGCCGAGACTGATTATGCGGTCAGCGGTCAGCCTGAATATCGTCCATTTGTGCTTAACGATGTACTACGCACCCCTTATCGCATCGACAAAATCCAGCCGATTTATTATGTCATTGATAATCCAGAACAGCTATTTTGTCTGGACGAGCATACATTGATGAACGCTGTCAATCAAGCGATGGAGCAAGGGTTATTTGCCCCGCATCCAAGCCTAATCGACCCTGTCTAA
- a CDS encoding 4a-hydroxytetrahydrobiopterin dehydratase — MSDLKNAFCEACQADAPKVTDEELAEFMKQLPDWAVISEPLKDAYVLQLKRVFKFKNFKEAMAFSNRLAELAEAEGHHPGIFTEWGKVTVTWWSHSIKGLHKNDFVMAVKTDELFA, encoded by the coding sequence ATGAGCGACTTAAAAAATGCCTTTTGTGAAGCCTGTCAAGCAGACGCACCCAAAGTCACTGACGAAGAACTTGCCGAATTTATGAAACAGCTACCAGATTGGGCGGTTATTTCCGAACCCTTGAAAGACGCTTATGTTTTGCAATTAAAACGAGTATTTAAATTCAAAAATTTCAAAGAAGCAATGGCATTTAGCAATCGCTTGGCAGAGTTGGCAGAAGCAGAAGGTCATCACCCTGGTATTTTTACCGAATGGGGCAAAGTGACTGTCACTTGGTGGTCGCACAGCATCAAAGGCTTGCACAAAAATGACTTTGTGATGGCGGTCAAAACAGACGAATTATTTGCTTAA
- a CDS encoding YaiI/YqxD family protein, with protein MIIYADADALPTIAKDLIVKTVGRTQVQAVFVANKPIKLPPSPYLRMMVVAQGFDVADNFIATQVRMGDLVITSDIPLADEVLAKGAKVLTPRGEEFTASNIKAKLNARDFMESLRGTGVLDPNQMGGQKPYGDKDKQAFANGLNRLVRPNLSPNNSPS; from the coding sequence ATGATTATCTATGCTGACGCTGACGCTCTACCCACCATCGCCAAAGACCTCATCGTCAAAACTGTGGGTCGCACGCAAGTTCAAGCGGTTTTTGTGGCAAACAAACCCATCAAGCTACCGCCATCGCCTTATCTACGCATGATGGTCGTGGCACAAGGTTTTGATGTGGCAGACAACTTTATCGCAACCCAAGTACGCATGGGCGATTTGGTGATTACAAGCGACATTCCTCTTGCTGATGAAGTGCTGGCAAAAGGAGCAAAAGTCTTAACGCCACGAGGCGAGGAGTTTACCGCCAGCAACATCAAGGCAAAACTGAATGCCCGTGATTTTATGGAAAGTTTGCGTGGTACAGGCGTCCTAGACCCCAATCAAATGGGCGGTCAAAAACCTTATGGCGACAAAGACAAACAAGCCTTTGCCAATGGGCTAAATCGTCTGGTTCGCCCTAATTTATCGCCTAATAACAGCCCATCTTAA
- a CDS encoding metallophosphoesterase: protein MIYDIIGDIHGQADKLIGLLRHLGYQDNGRFWQAPQGHQAIFIGDLIDRGHRQLDTLNIVFNMIDGGSALAVMGNHEYNAIAYATPHPDGGFCRPHTERNTGQHQAFLDEVGFGTDLHHFWLNRLYQLPLWLDLPEAHIIHACYDAASMAVLRPILTNKNTLTPQAVIASSMDNTPEFHALERLLKGIECPLPEGVLLTDGHGIIRTRTRIKWWIDDWQHQPLAKIAQLGSHASINLADDSPVLPTPCSFALTTDKPIFIGHYWLDGTPALLCHQVACTDYSAGKDGFLTAYQFDTNKPALTNAGFVQYHHHHDTLCRFDSFFMENK, encoded by the coding sequence ATGATTTATGATATTATCGGCGACATACACGGACAAGCAGATAAACTCATCGGACTACTTCGCCATCTTGGTTATCAGGACAATGGTCGATTTTGGCAAGCACCACAAGGTCATCAAGCGATTTTTATCGGAGATTTGATTGACCGTGGACATCGCCAACTTGATACACTAAATATCGTCTTTAATATGATTGATGGCGGTTCGGCATTGGCGGTGATGGGCAATCATGAATACAACGCCATCGCTTATGCCACACCACACCCAGATGGTGGTTTTTGTCGCCCACACACCGAGCGAAATACAGGACAGCACCAAGCATTTTTGGACGAAGTCGGCTTTGGTACAGACCTGCACCACTTTTGGCTAAATAGACTATATCAGCTGCCCTTATGGCTGGATTTGCCAGAAGCTCACATCATACACGCCTGCTATGATGCAGCATCAATGGCTGTGTTACGCCCCATCTTGACCAATAAAAATACCCTAACCCCCCAAGCGGTCATCGCCAGCAGCATGGACAATACACCAGAATTTCATGCCCTAGAAAGACTACTCAAAGGCATCGAATGCCCACTACCAGAGGGTGTGCTTTTGACCGATGGGCATGGCATTATCCGTACTCGTACTCGCATCAAATGGTGGATTGACGATTGGCAACACCAGCCACTTGCCAAAATCGCTCAGCTTGGCAGTCATGCCAGCATTAATCTGGCTGATGACTCGCCTGTTTTGCCCACGCCATGCTCGTTTGCACTCACCACCGACAAGCCAATTTTTATTGGGCATTATTGGCTGGACGGAACGCCTGCTCTGCTTTGTCATCAGGTGGCTTGTACGGATTATTCGGCAGGCAAAGATGGCTTTTTGACCGCTTATCAATTTGATACTAACAAACCTGCATTAACGAACGCAGGCTTTGTTCAATACCATCATCATCATGATACTTTGTGTAGATTTGATTCGTTTTTTATGGAAAACAAATAA